A genomic window from Salvia hispanica cultivar TCC Black 2014 chromosome 5, UniMelb_Shisp_WGS_1.0, whole genome shotgun sequence includes:
- the LOC125186608 gene encoding bZIP transcription factor TGA10-like isoform X1: protein MWKAPAERCFMWMGGFRPSVVIKVALDEMKGLTEQQRVALCWLQRSTDKAEEAITHGFEMLDRSLTRTIVGGTLTVPPDLKTYMTQMSIATKQVSALHGVVTQLEAANPSPAASVSDEPPSRSVFSDHRRVLQPPPLPQHSLAQPHPPRIKAAMEKLLY, encoded by the exons ATGTGGAAGGCGCCGGCTGAGCGGTGCTTTATGTGGATGGGTGGTTTCCGGCCGTCAGTGGTCATCAAG GTAGCGTTGGATGAGATGAAGGGCTTGACGGAGCAGCAACGGGTGGCGCTTTGTTGGCTGCAGCGGTCGACCGACAAAGCGGAAGAGGCGATTACTCATGGGTTTGAGATGTTGGATCGATCTCTGACCCGAACCATCGTCGGTGGCACTCTCACTGTGCCACCAGATCTGAAAACTTACATGACACAAATGTCTATTGCCACTAAACAAGTCTCTGCTCTCCATGGCGTTGTCACACag CTTGAGGCAGCGAACCCTTCGCCAGCTGCCTCTGTATCTGACGAACCGCCAAGCCGCTCAGTGTTTTCTGATCATCGAAGAGTACTTCAACCGCCTCCACTCCCTCAGCACTCTCTGGCTCAACCGCACCCGCCACGAATAAAGGCGGCAATGGAGAAATTGCTCTATTGA
- the LOC125186608 gene encoding transcription factor TGA10-like isoform X2, with amino-acid sequence MWKAPAERCFMWMGGFRPSVVIKVALDEMKGLTEQQRVALCWLQRSTDKAEEAITHGFEMLDRSLTRTIVGGTLTVPPDLKTYMTQMSIATKQVSALHGVVTQVIA; translated from the exons ATGTGGAAGGCGCCGGCTGAGCGGTGCTTTATGTGGATGGGTGGTTTCCGGCCGTCAGTGGTCATCAAG GTAGCGTTGGATGAGATGAAGGGCTTGACGGAGCAGCAACGGGTGGCGCTTTGTTGGCTGCAGCGGTCGACCGACAAAGCGGAAGAGGCGATTACTCATGGGTTTGAGATGTTGGATCGATCTCTGACCCGAACCATCGTCGGTGGCACTCTCACTGTGCCACCAGATCTGAAAACTTACATGACACAAATGTCTATTGCCACTAAACAAGTCTCTGCTCTCCATGGCGTTGTCACACag GTGATAGCTTGA